gatctagaaaatgagctctaagtgtttaactcaacatggtacaagataacccttatttggagatgtgaagaagcttgtccttagatcaaaccaagttaaatatctttggcaaatgatctagattggactaaattttggaaaaataatcctcaccccattgattgacattgataatctcaacctatctatattttgaacctttgtggtcattgatgataaaaggggagaaaaacaaagatattagtgctatggggagaaaaacaaaggtattagtgtacaaagatagtgaataGACAACAAAGGAGGataacttgacatagggggagagatatgacaaaggaaagtgatcaattaaaattttgagcacacaagtagggggagcaagctcatgaacttgtatggtgcatttgaatgtgcatttcatatgtttactTACAtgacataagttttaaatttcaatatccatgcggttggtgtatgctagttgtaggtttgaatgatgaaatgaaaatctagcatgcatgggttatctagtgatttcattttcaaatggtatcgagctaaccatggtgctaaggaaggtatattagtgcactctgattggtatcacgctttaaaggtccatcttttataccttagcattatttggtagacattgtctcctatatttgctatctaagcatatgtgcaagcttcaatctaaaCTCTAGGCACATATGTatggggagcaattgctaccatttggggttcatgaaatttgtccatatccttttacacatggtaaatatgcttgggcaagcaacatggattcaattgaatttcaattcatatctttgtgaaagggttgtcatcaattaccaaaaagggggagattgaaagctctagtttggttttggtgaattgatggaaccctaagtgctaacctagtttattaagtgatcttgagataggtagcacactccaagtggtgaagcaaatgaagatcatgacatgatgatggtgatgccatggtgatgatcaaatgcttggacttgaaaagaagaaagagaaaaacaaaaggctcaaggcaaaagtcagtggaagcagtgaaaatgcagtgaccggatgttgggatcctacgtccagtcagtggaAGCAGCAAAAATGCTGGCGTCGGTcctcgatcggacactgggtcacttagtgaccagaagCTATTGGGGCGAGTCCGGTCCTACTAATGTGGCAGCACACAGTGAAGAGAgtgactgaccgaacgctaggtgaGTCCGATCAAGGGTGACCGGATGTGTTCGATCGTGAAAAATCGTTTCTAGatacttactggaaacgactggacgctgaggtcctgtgtccggtcacttcgaagtagcatgtccgatcacaacttaaatgtattgATGACCactgagatcgggcgatcagcatttgaagcaggggccacatgGCATGCAttgtgcgaccggacgctgaggtccagcatccggtcaatctgacTGGCACGTTCGGTCGCCCCGTGTTCAGTACAGtaaggagcccaatggctctattttatgggggcttctatttaagccccatggctagctctagctcactctcttagccatttgtattgacatagcaaccttatgagcttagccaaagtcctcccactcatctccatcattgattcatcatctttgtgagattgggagagaatctaagtgcattgcttgagtgtttgcatctagaggcacttggtattcgtgtttcactatgggattcacttgttactcttggtggttgtcgccatttagatagcttggagcagttaggatcgttgagcggaggttggtgattgtctctagctccgatcgtggtgattgtgaggggttcttgaccttttcccggtggagagccaaaatatactctagtgaattgctcgtggcttgtgtgattctcatcttgtgttagttgtgtggcaccctattgagggtttggcatgtgatgtcaattagcgcgtgaacctctaagagagtgaatcgccacaacaaggactagctttccggcaagcaagtgaacctcgacaaaaaatcattgtgtcatcatttgattccgaggtgattggtctttgttggtattcattcttgtgattgattggttcactcctcgactcggtggtataaccattttgctcactctctttacattaccgcaaactagttatcaagctctttagtgtagctagttgtgagagcttgttagtttggttagtgtggctctttagttagcctttgagagcacactaacttagtatagtaatATTGCCATTGTGTgattagaaactatagaaactagaattgtggtaggtggcttgcatttttagtaggctagcacaacacttgcttcgccttataattgtctaatcggtttgctaagtgttgttgtagaaatttttaattggctattcacccccctctagccattaggaccttttcaaCTGTTGATGAGGACCATTAAGTAGCACATTGGGAACAGACAAAACTGAGTCTAGGCAAAGTATACTAACACACCAAAAAGAGACATATAGTCCAATATCTAGGATATGCAAGAGTAAACTGACCTGTAGATGAGGAGTTGTAGGCTTGTAGCTGCACAAGTAttttattagttaatgagatacTTGGTGACCTCATGTCCGTCCTTGATCTGGCTGAGACCTGGTGAAGGAAGCACGCACAGCCTAAgggaaagcaatgtatctagagaaGATTAACAGAGCACCCAGCCCTCCGGTCGCGCATGCCCTCCACCTGCTTGACTAAAAATAGTAAATTTCCTTTAACTAAAAACTATACATCATGTCTAGTATTTTTCTTTTCGTTAAAATGAAACACTATATATTTCTTTGCCTAGGAACAAACAATACTTTGCCTGGTTGGCAACAATAGTTTTTTCAGGTGGCAAATTTATTCACTCCATGGCAATCGGATAAAAAAAGTATCTCCTAAGCAACCAATAGCTTTTAGTTATACTTGAATGCATCAAGAACAATGTAAAAACATATCCTAGCAAAGTTTGAATATAATGAGCCATGTAAGAGAATCTACCACAAGTGCTAGTGGTAAATTTTGCTCTCCATCTCTCCTTCCTAAACTAACCCAATTACATGCAAACATCCGGTCCTGCGATTCCCACATTATAAAGGAGCTTTTGAAGTACTGCAAGAAAATTACCTAAAAACACAGCACTGTACATTCAATCCTACACTACTTAGCGATATATGAATATACACTTGACATGGCATGAATTTAGATCATGTGcatatctagttcaagcacaaggaTTCAATTGGATATTTCGTAGAGTAGCAAAAAAACAGTGAATCATTTATATCCAGACTAATTTGATAATTAGGCAAAAGGGAAAATTCTATAGTACCTGCATGAGATGAGGAGTTACTGGTGGCTCTAGTAGGAGAATTTGAATGGGAACTCGGCAGCTGGCAGATCAAAATGTCAAAATATGTGAAATTAATGAAAATTCATGAAATCCAAGATTTAGTAAAATATAACCAGTCATGCACCATTGTTAAAGGGTTGCAACATTTTGTTGGTAATCTAAATTACTGAGAATTGCAATGGTTTTGCTGATCTGAATGTTAATTTATTTCAGGCAATGACTTCAGTGTGCTATTCTGAATGTAGATCTTTTTCTATCTAGTAGCATCAAACATGTGAATAAAGACCTAATTCACAGGTTTCCTTGTCACTATAGCAGCACAATGCATAACACAGGTGAGCTTTACTTGAGCTAGCTGCAGTGGTTACCACGGGTTAGTGGTCTTGTGAGAATTATCTGCATTGCTTAACATCTACTCAACTGAAAGGTTAATAATAAGATCTGCCATGAAGACCACGAATTAAAGAAGAGCTGCAGGTGTGATGTTTGCTGTCAGTTGAGAGGAATATCTTCTTGTAGGCATCATATTCATATCTTCTGCTAAAGTTGAGAGGAATATATGCCAATGCCAATGCCTTACCTTCATTGATGGATGGATGCCTTGTCAAGCATCCGAGAGCTTTCCACTCAACAGGGAATTTCATCAAACACCTTACATGCATATGCCAACTGACAAGAGGCAGTCGAAAATAGAGAGAGAGCAGTGCACTGACACATCCGTTCCTTGTACGTGGCCAGGCGACCAGCACATCCTCCTTCATGGAGGCCGCTAGGGGCTTCACTGTTGACTGCCTCCATGCACATCCCAAGCCCCTCCCTGGTTAAAACTGATGCCACCATCGCGTCTCCACCCTACACTCCGGCCTGTGAGGAAGAGTGAgagaagaggaagagagggagctagGGCCTCGTCACATTGATGATCTGCGcccctaaaagctctagtttagttttggtgaattgatataaccctaagtgctaacctagtttatcaagtgatcatgacataggtagcacattccaagtggtgaagcaaatgaagatcatgccatgatgatggtgatgccatggtgataatcaagtgcttggacttaaaaagaagaaagagaaaaataaaaggctcaaggcaaaggtataaatggtaggagctattttgttttggtgatcaagacacttagagagtgtgatcacatttaggttcgatagccgtactattaagaggggtgaaactcgtatcgaaatgcggttatcaaagtgccactagaagctctaactcattgcatatgcatttaggatctagtggagtgctaacgctcttgaaaatgtttgtaaaaatatgctaacacatgtgcacaaggtgatacacttggtggtttgcacatttgagcaatggttaggaactccaccggcggatagtccgacggtgccaccggcgccctatacagaaaagacagaggtcactgtaagtgaccggacgcaggcctcTATTGGAtcggcgcgttcggtcagtagaagcaACGAAGACGCTGACGTCAGTctctgaccgaatgctgggtcacttagtgaccgaacgctggagggtTGCGCtcggtcctactgacgtggcagcacacagaggagatgtcgagtgaccgaacgctaggtgagtccggtcgagcatgaccggacacgtccggtcgagaaAAATCGTTTCTAGATGCTtattggaaacgatcggacgctgaggtccaacgtccggtcatttcacagcagcacgtccggtcatcacttgaccgttggaatcgagcgctcagtatttgtagagaggggacacgtggcatgcatcgcatgaccggacgctggggtcctacgtccgatcgatatgaccggagcgtccggtcaccctgtgttgtgcctagtgaaggggtacaatgactctatttcgtgggggcttctgtttaagccccatgaccggctcaagctcactctcttggccatttgcattgacataacaacattgtgagcttagccaaagctctcccactcatcttcatcattgattcatcatctttgtgagattgtgagagaatccaagtgcattgcttgagtgttaacatctagaggcacttgatgttcgtgtttcgctgcgggattcgtttgttactcttggtggttgccgccacctagatggcttggagcagcgagggtcatcgagcggaggttggtgattgtctccggctccgatcgtggtgattgtaaggggttcttgacctttccccggcggagagccaaaaggtactctagtggattgttcgtggcttgtgtgatccccatcttgtgttggttgtgcggcaccctattgagggttttgcgtgtgatgccaattagtgcgtgaacctccaagtgagtgaatcgccacaacgaggactagcttgccggtaagcaagtgaacctcggtaaaaattattgtgtcatcatttgattctgaagtgattggttttcattgttattcattcttgtgactgattgactccttcctcgacacggcggtataaccttcttgctcactctctttagtttaccataaactagttgtcaagctctttagtgtagctagttgtgagagcttgttaggttggttagtgtggctctttagttagcttttgagagcacactaacttagtgtagtgtcatagctattgtgtggatagaaactatataaactagaattatggtaggtgacttgtatttttagtatgctagcgcaacacttgcttcgcctcatatttgtctaaccggtttgctaagtgttattgtagaattttttaataggctattcaccaccctctagccattaggaccttttagcccCGCCCTGTGGATCTAAGCCGCCGCCGTGTCGGGAGGCCACCCGTGATGGGGTTGCCACGCCGGAGCTCGCCTGTGCCAGGGCCACCGCCGGAGAGAGGAGTGGCTGCCACAGGTCGCGTTCATTGCGAAAGGAGGAGCCGCCGCCGGAGGGGAGGGTGCTCATTGCGGAGAGAAGCTGCTACCAGAGAGGAGGAGCGGCTGCCGGAGAGCGTGGCTGTCACGGGAAGGAATGGTCGATGGATCCGATCGTGGTCGTCGCGAGTTGGATGTGATGACGGAGCAGGCGCGCACGACGAGGATGACGGCGCGGCCACATAGGGGAGCGAGCGAGATCTCGCGAACGGGAGCACACCCGCAGGGCAGGGGGAGCGAGCGGGATCTCATGATGAGAAGCATAGCGGGAGGAGCATGAGGGATGGAATCACAGGAGGCAGGACGATAGACTTACGGTGAAATGTCGTGAAAAAAAATCCactctttagtttttttttttgtgggaGATTCCCGCGCGTGATTCAGTGGACGGTTTCAGGCCGCATCCAACTCTTCGCCTGTCCCGTGTTTTTTTAAGTTCCTGATGTGACCACTAATCGTTTTTCTGGGACCATAGTCAGCGAGACATCATGGAACGAGGCCTCCTATTCGTAATTGGGCCGGTTATGCTGCCAGATCGGCCCATCATGGCCCAGATCGAAAGGCAGAAAAAGCAAAGAAACCCATTAACGAAATGGCCCATTTAAGCTCGCGACCTTAAACCCTAGTTTCTCAAAGAGAGCCCTTCAGAACATCACAACCGTCCGCTGGACTCTGCGAGACGATCAAGGCCGTTCTTCTCTCCGTCCGCTGCTACATACAAGCCCGTCTCGTTTGTCTTCCCCAATCTGATCTGCACGATCTCTCTCTCGTCTCCGGCGGCGGAAGCGGAAGGAAGCAGGCGGCCACCATGGTGAAGGGACGCACGGGGCAGCGCGTCAGGCTCTACGTCCGGGGCACCATCCTCGGATACAAGAGGTGCGTTCCATGCCTCCGCTTCTTCTCCGTTTGTGTTGCTTGGATCTGGCCATTTCGCGGTTCTATTCGGCTtacggtggctgcggtggtggctGTGCAGGTCCAAGTCGAACCAGTACGAGACCACGTCGCTCGTGCAGATCGAGGGGGTGAACACCAAGGAGGACGTCGCGTGGTACGCTGGCAAGCGCATGGCCTACATCTACAAGGCCAAGACCAAGAGCAGTGAGACCCGCTACAGGTGCATCTGGGGTAAGGTCACCCGCCCGCACGGCAACTCCGGCGTCGTCCGCGCCAAGTTCAAGTCGAACCTCCCGCCTGAGTCCATGGTCAGTGACGCACTCAGTACGCCGTGTGATGTTGTTGCCCAATTGATGCTCTATCCTgatgctgttttttttttctgatgagTGCAGGGGCGCAAGGTCAGAGTGTTCATGTACCCTAGCAGCATCTAAGGTTAGGATCCTCGAACGTCTGGCATTCTCTATTTGTTTGGCTGGTTGATGTTGAATTTGTTGTTTGTGATGGAATGATATGACAATGAATTCTGCTTAGACTGAACTCGTCATTGCTGTAGACCTAGGCTAGGAGTTTTGGGTGGTTAAGGCATCATAGTTTGTGTTTCGGTTGTTTATTTTGAGGCACACTGAGTCTTGGTGTAGCAGCCCAACAATGTCTATTCAGCTGTGAATATGGTAATTCGGCTTTTGTGGTTTGATTTGCTCATTCGGTGAGTTTATAGCTGGCTGAGGGAGTAATTCACTTGTGAAGATCTCAATGATACCAAGTACACGTGGAATATACATTATTATCTAATTTCATTAGTTTCAGTATTACTCCCTCTGTTCACAAATGTAGGCATTTCATCAGTCATCAATCAATATATAAGAGGAACAAACTGCTGGAAAATTAACAGTGAGGGATGGGGATGGCAGCATATGCCAGAAGTGTTACATTTGTGGAAACTTTTTAATGCTAAAAAATGCTTACTCTTATGGACAGAGGGTGTATATAGTTGTTCCAACTAATGTTTTTTCCAGTTCTCTATCAGTTATTCTGTTTCATGAGATGTATATTACCATTTGATTATATCAGGTTCTTTGCATTGGAGCTCATCAATGCTGTTTTGCATCATTTCTTAATAGTGCTGTCACCCTATATTGGATATAGTGATGCTAATTTGAGcacttgcaatttttatttttcgATTTATATTATAATTGGGCATCTTTCTTGCATAGAGTGTAAATGATATTTCTGTCCAAGCACTGATGTTTAGGGAATGTTTATTGCCTTTTTGGTACAACAGAATGGTGTAAACATACCTTATCCTGTTTAGAAATTGGACATGTGGCTCCCACAGAAGTTTGAACTTGTAGCTTGATCCAATGCTTAACCCTTTCAAAAATTCCATATACAACCTGCGATGCCTTTGCTTATGCTATTCTGGGCTTCTATGTCTACAGGTTTTGTTGGATTAAAGATGGACTAGAAATGGCCATGCGTATTTCTTACTTCTGCTCTGAGCTTAAAATGCCGTGTTGGCAACTTAGATTGTTCATACTGAACCTGTTGATAAGTTCTGCCAAAATTGTTGCCCAACGAATATGAACTATTGTCATATTGTTTATGCCCGCAGCAGAGCTTATTTTGCCCCGTGACATCAATGTCTGATTGCAGTATTTTCAAATTCCTGTGGTATATTTTCCCTATTGTCTACAATGTTCTTGTGCCACATCTCAAATACATCGTGCATGATATTGGTGTGGATTTTCTTTTACACTGCTCTGGGATGCTTTGATGTATGCTTTTTCAAAACCATTTTCTGCAAAATTTATGGACACACGATTAGCTGGTGGCGATGTACCCGGCCTTTCTATACATAGGGCATGTTTGCGTGGATCATGTTCAACCcatattttttaaaaaagtttAAATTTACGATGGTGATGTCAATTGCATAATTGCGTTGGTATGGTCATATGCACTCAAGGCCTCATCAGGTGCAGTGATCCTTGACAGTTTTACAACTTACCAATCGCTTTTTAAGAATCAGCTACCAGCAAATCTTTTTAATGAAATCTGTCATTTTGCAAGTAATTTTTATGAATCCTGCCATCTTGTTACCTCAAGATAATCACACTATGGGGGTGTTTGGGATTGTTCTGCTCCATGTTTTTAAGTTTCTCTTTACGCTTTTTTTTTAGGGTCAAACAGGTTAAGCTCCACGTGCTTTGTTTGAGAAAAAATGGTGAAGTTGTAAGAGGACCTAGAAGGGTGCTTCACAAACTCTTCTATTTTTTAGCTGTTCTACGGTGGAGTTTATGGAGACTTCATGATGCGGTCTCAAACACGCCCTATGTTTCACGTTGTAACTAAAATGTGTTTGGCGTCACATCTTAATCACGTGTTTCACGCTTGTAACTAAAATACGTTTGGCATCACGTTCAACATTGCAAACTGCTGGCGACATGCGGTTTTAGATACTTAGGAAACAAAAGGCAAGTCTGAATACTACACTCACAGTAGGGCTCCTAAAAATAATCACATCAAGTTACACGTTCGTAACTAAAATATGCTTGCCATCACGTTCAACACTGCAAACTGCTGGTGAAGTGCAAAACTAAATGTTCAGGATGCAAAAGCAGTTCTAAATACTACAGTCTAGGTAATTGGTCTTCCATGAGCTCTAGAGAATTCAGCTAAATTCTTTCAACTGAGTAGACAATATCATTGATCAAGAAATGCCAACTTCATCGAGAAGATTCaatttcacggcttgagtgcgaCTTCCCCTGAGTGTCTGCTTGCAAAACCGGACAACAGAGTTTACAAGATTTGAGTGGATCTCTTGTCGGCCTAGTTGTAGGATTAGCACTACAGAGTTTACAAGATTTGAGTGGATCTCTTGTCGGCCTAGTTGTAAGATTAGCACTCTAGGCCCcattcgcttatcttataatccgtatttttcagcttgttttttcagctgaaacagtgtttttctctctcaacaaattaggcttgttttttcagcgaagcgaacagggcctaaacGTGGTACTGAACCAATGAAGCCCCAGACGCAAGAGGTTCACGTTAAACTTGCCACTAATCAGCCCGAGGACATGACATTGGCCACGTAGTAGGTAGTACTACTAAGCTCGGCCTAGCTACATAAAGACATGCACATGCGTGGTTGTGCCATTGTGGCGCAAATTGTAGCAGCAAGCATATTCCAAGAACATCGCTGGAAAATgacaggcagcaccatgaacatGAAGCTAGCAGCACAGTGCAGCCGTGGCTGCCGTCCTGCCGTTGGCCCCTctgccggagcaccgccgccagTGGTCATGGCCGGCGCCGTGGCGTCGCCCGGCAAGCAAATGCTGCTGGTTCGACAGCACCCTCCGGGCCCGGGGAGGCATCTGCCTTCACTTGGCTTGAGCTGGACTAGCAGGGCCGCCGGTGTCGTCGTTGCtagtgccaccgccaccgccgccactagTAGTAGGCAGCCAAAAGAGGAGGATCGTCGTGCGAGCAGAAACATCTCGGGTTTTCAGCCATCCATCTGGGGAGATTTCTTCCTTACCTACTCCAGTCCTCTGGCTTCGTCGTCCGCTCAAAAGGTCTGTAACAATCTTTTATTAAGTGGCATCTTGTTGATCTAAAACTCGTTTATTTAAGCTGAGCATTGATCCGCCATGCATCTGAAAGACTGAAAACATTTCAACAGGCATGGATGGTACATCGAGCAGAACAACTGAAGGAAGAAGTGGCAAAACTGATAGCAGCTTCAAGTGCTTCTAGCCTGTACCATAGGATTCATCTCATTCATGTCTTGGAGCGTCTTTGTCTGGATCATCTTTTCGAAGACGAGATCAGTGATATGCTAACTCAAATTAGTAACGTTGATGTTAGTGGCTGTGATCTTCAAACGGTGGCTATGTGGTTCTATCTTCTCCGAAAGCATGGATACAAGGTCTCATCAGGTAACCAAAACACATTAAACTCCTAATTTGCAGCCTTTACAAATCAAAATTATGTTGCTCATTAAAGAAATTTATTTTTGTTCTAAGTACAAAAATAATTCTTGAATTATCTGTTCCAGATGTCTTTGGCAGGTTCAGAGACGAACAGGGGAGTTTTGCAGCAAACAATCCAAGGGGTCTACTGAACCTTTACAATGCTGCTTGTCTCAGGACGCATGGAGAGATAATACTTGATGAGGCTATTTCCTTCACGACGAAGTGTTTAAAATCAATAGCACCCTACATGGAAACATCATTAGCAAGTGAAATAAAGCGTGCGCTTGAGATCCCCGTTCCTAGAAGTGTAAGAATTTATGAAGCCAAAACTCATATAGCTGAATATGGAAAAGAGACTGAAGCTAATGAACTGGTATTGGAACTAGCAAAGCTCAACTATAATCTTGTGCAGCTCCAACATCAAGAAGAGCTAAAAATCATAACAAGGTGAAGTGACAGTCTATCCATTCAAAATTAGAGTAGGTCACTTAACAATGTCGttagtcaaacttctctaactttgaccaagtttatagaaaaagcaCCAGCATTTAGAACATCAAACTAGTTTTATTAAATTCTCCATAGAATTAATATATTTTGATAGTGCATAGgtgttagtatattttttttctaaaaacttaGTCAATATTAGAGAAGTTTAGCTTATAATAAAACTAAAGTAACATATAATTTAGAACTGAGGGACTTTCTCTTTAAAATAATTACTATCGTGAAGCACAATTATATATATGGATGAGTGACACCAATAGATAGTTCTAGCTCAGGTAGT
The nucleotide sequence above comes from Miscanthus floridulus cultivar M001 chromosome 18, ASM1932011v1, whole genome shotgun sequence. Encoded proteins:
- the LOC136522242 gene encoding large ribosomal subunit protein eL33w-like — its product is MVKGRTGQRVRLYVRGTILGYKRSKSNQYETTSLVQIEGVNTKEDVAWYAGKRMAYIYKAKTKSSETRYRCIWGKVTRPHGNSGVVRAKFKSNLPPESMGRKVRVFMYPSSI
- the LOC136522257 gene encoding alpha-terpineol synthase, chloroplastic-like, whose amino-acid sequence is MHMRGCAIVAQIVAASIFQEHRWKMTGSTMNMKLAAQCSRGCRPAVGPSAGAPPPVVMAGAVASPGKQMLLVRQHPPGPGRHLPSLGLSWTSRAAGVVVASATATAATSSRQPKEEDRRASRNISGFQPSIWGDFFLTYSSPLASSSAQKAWMVHRAEQLKEEVAKLIAASSASSLYHRIHLIHVLERLCLDHLFEDEISDMLTQISNVDVSGCDLQTVAMWFYLLRKHGYKVSSDVFGRFRDEQGSFAANNPRGLLNLYNAACLRTHGEIILDEAISFTTKCLKSIAPYMETSLASEIKRALEIPVPRSVRIYEAKTHIAEYGKETEANELVLELAKLNYNLVQLQHQEELKIITRWWNDLELQSRLSFARDRVVECYFWMVGVYFEPSYSRARIILSKVLAIVSLLDDTYDVYGTSQECELFTKCIESWDPAVTEDLPENMKFILGKILDTCQSIEDELALEEKYRMHYLKIFIVDLVRAYNKEVKWREQGYVPATVEEHLQVSARSGACHLLSCTSFVGMGDVAAQEAFEWVCSVPKIVQALCIILRLSDDLKSYEREKMTSHVASTIESCMKEHQVPLEVARVKIQEMIDETWKDFNEEWLNMNNHQPTELLERIFNLTRTMVYMYQQDDAYTNCHAIKDTINSLFVEPVSIA